A region of Candidatus Caldatribacterium sp. DNA encodes the following proteins:
- the nuoE gene encoding NADH-quinone oxidoreductase subunit NuoE produces the protein MEKSENALTLGRSFEKVNAILEKHGYDPSNLIAILQEIQEEYRYLPEEILTYVATALRVSPAYVYGVATFYAQFSLEPKGKHIIRVCDGTACHVKGSEKVLKAIREYLGLREGEKTTPDLLFTVETVACIGACALAPVMAVDDQVYGPMDEEKVRQILEKLEQESEAS, from the coding sequence GTGGAGAAGTCCGAGAATGCCCTTACGCTCGGTCGGAGCTTTGAAAAAGTCAACGCCATTCTTGAAAAGCACGGGTACGATCCCTCAAACCTCATCGCCATTCTCCAGGAGATCCAGGAGGAGTACCGGTACCTTCCGGAGGAAATCCTCACCTACGTGGCCACGGCCCTTCGGGTTTCCCCGGCCTACGTTTATGGAGTGGCCACCTTCTACGCCCAGTTCTCTTTGGAACCCAAGGGGAAGCACATCATCCGGGTCTGCGATGGGACCGCCTGCCACGTGAAGGGCTCTGAGAAAGTCCTCAAGGCAATCCGGGAGTACCTGGGCCTTCGGGAGGGAGAGAAAACGACACCGGACCTCCTCTTCACGGTGGAGACGGTGGCCTGCATTGGGGCCTGTGCCCTTGCCCCGGTTATGGCGGTGGACGATCAGGTCTACGGTCCCATGGATGAGGAAAAGGTGCGCCAGATTCTTGAGAAGCTCGAGCAGGAGAGTGAGGCGTCATGA